Genomic DNA from Pigmentiphaga litoralis:
ACGAAGATGGTCGTGATGCCCAGGCGGCGTTGCAGGCTTTTCAGTTCTTCGCGCATCTGCACACGCAGGTTCTTGTCGAGGTTGGACAGGGGTTCATCGAGCAGCAGCACCTGCGGTTCGACCACGACCGTGCGCGCCAGGGCCACGCGCTGCTGCTGTCCGCCCGACAGCATCGACGGCCGCCGCTTGGCGTATTGCGCAAGGCCGACCATTTCAAGCACTTCCTGTACCCGCCGCTTGATCTCCGCGCGCGACACCTTGCGCTCGACCAGGCCGAAGGCCACGTTATCCCATACCGTCATATGCGGCCATAACGCATAGTTCTGGAACACCATCCCCACGTTGCGTTGATGGGGCGGAACTCCGCCGACATCCCGCCCGTCAATCAGCAGCTGGCCGCCCTGGTGCCGGTTGAACCCGGCAATGGCGCGCAGCAGCGTCGACTTGCCCGACCCGCTTGGACCCAGCAAGGCAAAGAATTCGCCGGGCTGGATATCAAGATCGATGTCCTTCAGGACCTGCACCGGACCGTAGGACAGGGACAGAT
This window encodes:
- a CDS encoding ABC transporter ATP-binding protein, whose protein sequence is MKKVGVSCRHLSLSYGPVQVLKDIDLDIQPGEFFALLGPSGSGKSTLLRAIAGFNRHQGGQLLIDGRDVGGVPPHQRNVGMVFQNYALWPHMTVWDNVAFGLVERKVSRAEIKRRVQEVLEMVGLAQYAKRRPSMLSGGQQQRVALARTVVVEPQVLLLDEPLSNLDKNLRVQMREELKSLQRRLGITTIFVTHDQEEAMTTADRMAVLDKGVLQQVGTATTLFDFPANTFVAGFVGTANLLAGRIVSVNGDTLRFEAGGLGELAFPSGAMAPRVGDAAMAFRPHQVVIQPGSATVDATRVWVDGQVESSEFLGEFARYRVRVGNVAMLADQTHFSGHPLFAPGAVVKLGIEPNQVRFLAS